A genomic segment from Labrus bergylta chromosome 3, fLabBer1.1, whole genome shotgun sequence encodes:
- the cyp1a gene encoding cytochrome P450 1A1, translating to MPLMILPFIGAVSVSESLVAMTTVCLVYLILKFFKTEIPEGLRRLPGPKPLPIIGNVLEVGSKPYLSLTAMSKRYGDVFQIQIGMRPVVVLSGSETTRQALIKQGDDFAGRPDLYSFRFINDGKSLAFSTDQAGVWRARRKLAYSALRSFATLEGTTPEYSCVLEEHVCKEGEYLVKQLNTVMRADGSFDPFRHIVVSVANVICGMCFGRRYDHDDQELLSLVNLSDEFGQVVGSGNPADFIPLLQFLPSKTMKRFQDINTRFTAFVQKIVTEHYTTFDKDNIRDITDSLIDHCEDRKLDENSNVQMSDEKIVGIVNDLFGAGFDTISTALSWSVMYLVAYPEIQERLYQEIKDEVGLDRTPLLSDKPKLPFLEAFILEIFRHSSFLPFTIPHCTSRDTSLNGYFIPKDTCVFINQWQINHDPELWKDASTFNPERFLSPDGTELNKLEGEKVMAFGMGKRRCIGEVIARHEVFLFLAIIIQKLQFSAMPGEPLDMTPEYGLTMKNKRCHLRATMRSRDEH from the exons ATGCCGCTAATGATCCTGCCATTCATCGGAGCGGTGTCTGTGTCTGAGAGTTTGGTGGCCATGACGACGGTGTGTCTGGTCTACCTGATCCTCAAGTTTTTCAAAACCGAGATTCCCGAAGGGCTCCGTCGGCTACCTGGGCCAAAACCTCTTCCCATCATCGGGAACGTGCTGGAAGTGGGCAGCAAGCCTTACCTGAGTCTCACCGCCATGAGCAAGCGCTACGGCGACGTCTTCCAGATCCAGATTGGCATGCGTCCCGTGGTCGTGCTGAGCGGCAGCGAAACGACCCGGCAGGCCCTCATCAAGCAAGGGGACGACTTCGCCGGCCGGCCTGACCTGTACAGCTTCCGTTTCATCAACGATGGCAAGAGTCTGGCCTTCAGCACCGACCAGGCCGGCGTCTGGCGCGCTCGCAGGAAGCTGGCCTACAGCGCCCTGCGCTCCTTCGCCACCCTGGAGGGCACCACCCCGGAGTACTCCTGCGTGCTGGAGGAGCACGTCTGCAAAGAGGGAGAGTACCTGGTCAAACAGCTCAACACGGTCATGAGGGCCGACGGGAGCTTCGACCCCTTCCGGCACATCGTCGTCTCGGTCGCCAACGTGATCTGCGGGATGTGCTTCGGCCGACGCTATGACCACGACGACCAGGAGCTGCTCAGCCTGGTGAACCTCAGCGACGAGTTCGGCCAGGTGGTGGGCAGCGGGAACCCCGCGGACTTCATCCCGCTTCTTCAATTCCTGCCAAGCAAAACGATGAAGAGATTCCAGGACATCAACACCCGCTTCACCGCGTTCGTGCAGAAGATCGTCACCGAGCACTACACCACCTTCGACAAG GACAACATCCGCGACATCACAGACTCGCTCATCGATCACTGCGAGGACAGGAAGCTGGACGAGAACTCCAACGTCCAAATGTCCGACGAGAAGATTGTAGGAATTGTCAACGACCTCTTCGGAGCTG GTTTTGACACCATCTCGACCGCTTTGTCGTGGTCAGTGATGTACTTGGTTGCATACCCGGAGATACAGGAGAGGCTTTACCAAGAAATTA AGGATGAAGTCGGCCTGGATcgcactcctctcctctctgacaAACCCAAGTTACCGTTTTTGGAGGCCTTCATCCTGGAGATCTTCCGCCATTCTTCATTCCTCCCGTTCACTATCCCTCACTG CACGTCAAGAGACACATCTCTGAACGGCTACTTCATTCCAAAAGACACATGTGTCTTCATCAATCAGTGGCAGATCAACCACGACCC tgagCTGTGGAAAGATGCGTCTACCTTCAACCCGGAGCGCTTCCTGAGCCCCGACGGCACAGAGCTCAACAAGCTGGAGGGGGAGAAGGTAATGGCTTTCGGCATGGGGAAGCGGCGCTGCATCGGCGAGGTCATTGCGAGACACGAGGTCTTCCTCTTCCTGGCCATCATCATCCAGAAGCTTCAGTTCTCCGCGATGCCCGGAGAGCCTCTGGACATGACCCCAGAGTACGGCCTCACAATGAAGAACAAGCGCTGCCACCTGAGGGCTACAATGCGATCAAGGGACGAGCACTGA